The Niastella koreensis GR20-10 genome includes a window with the following:
- a CDS encoding MFS transporter, protein MKKSIYIMALGAFGIITTEFGIIGIMPAIAKHFQVSIDTAGWLLSGFALTIALTGPFSVLLTSKINRKWMMCLVLLTFVLSNILSAISPNFTVLMIARILPAFLHPVFWAVATVAASKQVEPKDAPKAVSVVLAGLSVATVLGVPITTYVADLINWQASFIVSGIINLIAFAALLAFVPSMPVVEKQSVKSQLVILKKGQMWVNLVATMIMIAGIFATYSYLAEYLGKISQMNGKEISMMLLLFGATGIAGNWVTGLALSKNVLLTTRFFLLSLIAVHMLAYTFGGIFVPMTAIIGIWGFIHTGGFLIGQTRSTSEAPEAPELAASLMVSFGNAGVTLGTFLGGLIITRFGIHEVIWISIGLLVVALALTWVFVGQKPVTVPVETMEREKAIRTLEADLVEEAMFV, encoded by the coding sequence ATGAAGAAGTCGATCTACATTATGGCGTTGGGGGCATTCGGCATTATCACCACCGAATTTGGCATTATTGGTATTATGCCCGCCATTGCCAAACATTTTCAGGTGTCTATTGACACTGCCGGCTGGCTGCTAAGTGGTTTTGCGTTGACCATTGCGCTCACCGGGCCCTTTTCGGTGTTGCTAACATCTAAAATTAACCGAAAATGGATGATGTGTTTAGTGCTGTTAACCTTTGTGCTGTCTAATATATTATCGGCCATCTCGCCCAATTTCACGGTGCTGATGATAGCCCGGATCCTGCCCGCATTCCTGCACCCGGTGTTCTGGGCGGTGGCAACTGTAGCCGCCTCAAAACAGGTTGAACCAAAAGATGCGCCTAAGGCGGTGTCGGTAGTACTGGCGGGGCTAAGCGTAGCCACCGTATTGGGGGTGCCCATTACCACGTATGTAGCTGATTTAATTAACTGGCAGGCATCCTTTATAGTATCAGGCATTATTAACCTGATTGCCTTTGCGGCCCTGCTGGCCTTTGTACCATCCATGCCGGTAGTAGAAAAACAATCCGTAAAAAGCCAGCTGGTGATCCTGAAAAAAGGACAAATGTGGGTGAACCTGGTGGCTACTATGATTATGATTGCGGGCATCTTTGCCACCTATAGTTACCTGGCCGAATACCTGGGAAAGATCAGCCAGATGAATGGGAAAGAGATCAGTATGATGCTGTTGTTGTTTGGCGCCACCGGTATTGCCGGCAACTGGGTTACCGGACTGGCCTTGAGTAAGAATGTTTTGTTGACCACCCGCTTTTTCCTGTTGTCATTAATTGCAGTACATATGCTGGCTTATACATTCGGTGGCATATTTGTACCTATGACGGCCATAATCGGCATCTGGGGTTTTATTCATACCGGAGGGTTTTTGATTGGTCAAACCCGAAGTACATCCGAAGCGCCGGAAGCGCCCGAACTGGCTGCCAGTTTAATGGTGTCGTTTGGTAATGCCGGCGTAACGCTGGGAACCTTTTTGGGGGGATTGATCATAACCCGGTTTGGTATTCATGAAGTAATCTGGATAAGCATTGGGTTACTGGTAGTGGCGCTGGCGCTTACCTGGGTGTTTGTTGGCCAAAAGCCGGTAACAGTGCCGGTAGAAACGATGGAAAGGGAAAAGGCAATCAGAACGCTTGAGGCGGACCTTGTAGAGGAAGCTATGTTTGTGTAA
- a CDS encoding DNRLRE domain-containing protein, protein MTLNRLALAALALVLTVASCKKDNDFVENKVPVADAGPSATVSTTDSAVVTGKGTDADGNVVAYLWSQVSGPVNANIVNPGSAATTIKFNTSGSYVFQLMVTDNKGATGVDTMTIVYNGPKTLVLQPNNNAGEYQLVNLLGNDASGIAGNSIDADAWTSGGGTYNLRGILKFDLSSIPASATVKSATLYLYSAINPATGNMVDANYGSANTALLQQITAPWTTSSINWFNPPAVNTGTQITVAQAPQGQLDLALDVKSHVATMVSNNANYGWMLRLQTENYYNSRIFVSSRNQAYPDKHPKLVVVYQ, encoded by the coding sequence ATGACCCTCAATCGCCTTGCATTAGCAGCCCTTGCACTTGTTCTTACCGTGGCAAGTTGTAAAAAAGATAATGATTTTGTAGAGAATAAAGTGCCTGTAGCCGATGCGGGTCCTTCTGCAACAGTTTCTACTACCGATTCGGCTGTGGTTACCGGAAAAGGTACCGATGCCGATGGAAACGTAGTAGCTTACCTGTGGAGCCAGGTTTCAGGCCCGGTTAATGCCAACATCGTGAATCCCGGATCTGCTGCCACTACCATCAAATTCAATACATCAGGTAGCTATGTGTTCCAGTTAATGGTAACCGATAACAAAGGCGCTACCGGTGTTGATACCATGACGATCGTTTATAATGGTCCCAAAACGCTGGTGCTGCAACCTAACAATAACGCAGGCGAATATCAACTGGTGAACTTGCTTGGTAATGATGCCTCCGGAATAGCTGGCAATTCTATTGACGCCGATGCCTGGACATCCGGTGGCGGCACGTATAACCTCAGAGGCATTTTGAAATTCGATCTGAGCAGCATCCCAGCCAGCGCAACTGTTAAAAGCGCAACTCTGTACCTGTATTCTGCGATCAATCCTGCTACAGGTAATATGGTAGATGCGAACTATGGCTCGGCTAATACTGCCTTACTGCAACAAATTACTGCACCCTGGACAACCAGTTCAATCAACTGGTTTAATCCACCTGCCGTAAATACAGGTACTCAAATTACCGTAGCACAGGCGCCTCAGGGTCAGTTGGATCTGGCACTCGATGTAAAAAGCCATGTTGCCACTATGGTAAGCAATAACGCCAACTATGGCTGGATGCTTAGATTACAAACTGAGAATTACTACAACAGCCGCATTTTTGTATCGAGCCGTAACCAGGCTTATCCCGACAAACACCCCAAACTGGTGGTTGTATATCAATAA
- a CDS encoding DUF695 domain-containing protein, whose product MSFLKKLFPKKEAPINTYADFWNWFQQHEKAYFNAVKTGGTRVEKDLFDKLSPKLQELKAGLFLVAGMYDEHTAELIITPDGIIKNIVFAEEIVQAAPVIEGWKFTALKPALDLPDMRIKLEGYVFDKDHLSFYSNDSILYPDEIDITISYQDYKKEDETTIINGTYIFLDNTLGELNSITTIDNLTVQGLPQTKQELIPIEKLKDFLIWRQKEFLEKYDGHRHDTENDNYAGLEAQMPNGWPLIAVVNSTLLEWDAKASHPWILHFDIAYDGQGRNGLPDNDTYQLMAVFEEAVMNELKDFEGYLNIARETANNKRTVYFACKDFRKPSKVLHRLIREYYGKLNISYDVFKDKYWQSLNKFISN is encoded by the coding sequence ATGAGCTTTTTAAAGAAATTGTTCCCCAAAAAAGAAGCGCCCATTAATACCTATGCCGATTTCTGGAACTGGTTTCAACAGCATGAAAAAGCATATTTCAATGCTGTAAAAACCGGCGGCACCCGCGTTGAAAAGGATCTGTTTGATAAATTGTCCCCAAAACTGCAGGAGCTGAAGGCAGGGTTGTTCCTGGTAGCAGGAATGTACGACGAGCATACCGCAGAACTGATCATTACCCCCGATGGCATTATAAAAAACATTGTGTTTGCCGAAGAGATCGTTCAGGCAGCGCCGGTCATTGAAGGCTGGAAGTTCACCGCCCTGAAGCCCGCCCTCGATTTGCCGGATATGCGTATAAAGCTGGAAGGCTATGTGTTCGACAAAGATCATTTGTCATTCTATTCAAACGACAGCATTTTATACCCCGATGAAATTGACATCACTATTTCGTATCAGGATTATAAAAAGGAAGATGAAACTACCATCATCAACGGCACGTATATTTTTCTCGACAATACCCTCGGCGAGCTCAATTCGATAACCACCATCGACAATCTTACCGTACAGGGTTTGCCTCAAACAAAACAGGAACTGATCCCCATTGAAAAGCTGAAAGACTTTCTGATCTGGCGGCAAAAGGAATTCCTGGAAAAATACGACGGCCATCGCCACGATACGGAGAATGATAACTACGCAGGGCTGGAAGCTCAAATGCCAAATGGCTGGCCATTGATAGCGGTGGTGAACTCCACCCTGCTGGAATGGGATGCCAAAGCATCGCACCCCTGGATCCTGCATTTTGACATTGCCTACGATGGCCAGGGAAGGAACGGCCTGCCAGATAACGATACTTACCAGTTAATGGCTGTTTTTGAAGAAGCCGTGATGAACGAGCTGAAGGATTTTGAAGGCTATTTGAACATAGCCCGGGAAACCGCCAATAATAAAAGAACGGTATATTTTGCCTGTAAAGACTTCAGAAAACCATCAAAAGTATTGCACCGTTTGATCCGGGAATATTACGGCAAACTCAATATTTCGTATGATGTGTTTAAAGATAAGTACTGGCAATCATTGAATAAATTCATTTCCAACTAA
- a CDS encoding lipocalin family protein — translation MSQPKQTSTKKKGTKKQPADWPVNNGPIDLALHDLPHESSTLECWNQNCHLATIQGRHFSLFASFTRTVIGKDEHTGEAIYMHSVSWALTDTDNQKYYPDSLADRADALVSNTTLQLEIDHNSFQKIQEGKYQLKLYNPGTGVGCELNFMPFVNPVLHGNNGLVTGTRGEELFYYFIPACEVNGTITLPGGESFDVEGCGWYDHRFGKPKTARAKKQQLSLNWFSIQLDNNWQITAYELYDTNNQPALFETHKPPAARWAILIDPGGNAATLHDFQLTPGETWTSARTFIAYPTQWRLTIPEYYTELDIHSPLPDQEVITVVDKPAFWQGRVQIKGNFGKRSVNGLGYVERS, via the coding sequence ATGTCACAGCCTAAACAGACAAGCACAAAAAAGAAAGGAACAAAAAAACAACCGGCAGACTGGCCAGTCAATAATGGTCCCATTGACCTGGCCCTTCATGATCTGCCACACGAATCATCGACCCTGGAATGCTGGAACCAGAATTGTCATTTGGCAACTATACAAGGCCGGCATTTTTCCCTGTTCGCCTCCTTTACCCGAACGGTTATCGGAAAAGACGAACATACCGGCGAAGCCATCTATATGCATTCCGTTTCCTGGGCACTAACCGACACCGATAATCAAAAATACTATCCCGACTCCCTGGCCGACCGCGCCGATGCCCTCGTTAGCAATACCACTTTACAACTGGAGATTGATCACAACAGCTTTCAAAAAATACAGGAGGGAAAATACCAGCTCAAACTGTACAACCCCGGTACGGGTGTAGGTTGCGAGCTGAATTTTATGCCCTTTGTAAATCCGGTATTGCATGGTAACAACGGCCTGGTAACAGGTACGCGTGGGGAAGAACTGTTCTATTATTTTATCCCGGCCTGTGAAGTGAATGGCACCATTACCCTGCCTGGCGGGGAATCGTTTGATGTGGAAGGCTGCGGCTGGTACGATCACCGGTTTGGCAAACCCAAAACCGCCAGAGCCAAAAAACAGCAATTGTCATTGAACTGGTTCTCCATTCAGTTAGACAACAACTGGCAAATAACCGCCTACGAATTATACGACACCAATAATCAACCGGCCTTATTCGAGACCCATAAACCACCGGCCGCCCGTTGGGCCATTCTTATTGACCCGGGTGGCAATGCGGCGACCTTACATGACTTTCAGTTAACGCCAGGTGAAACCTGGACCAGCGCCCGCACGTTTATCGCCTATCCTACCCAATGGCGGTTAACCATTCCTGAATATTATACTGAATTGGACATTCATTCGCCCCTGCCCGACCAGGAAGTGATCACGGTTGTTGATAAACCTGCCTTCTGGCAAGGCCGGGTGCAGATCAAAGGTAACTTTGGTAAGAGAAGCGTAAATGGATTGGGGTATGTTGAGAGGAGTTGA
- a CDS encoding ArsR/SmtB family transcription factor, whose product MYLFIFVVLLKEAGMDSKKFEKVSRALSDPHRLRILEKFRKKCDDTLYCSEIHDFLDLAQPSVSHHLKQLVEAELLIPEKEGRNLKYNLNQEVLNDYIAFLTAFKA is encoded by the coding sequence ATGTATCTATTTATCTTTGTGGTGTTATTAAAGGAGGCAGGTATGGATAGTAAAAAATTTGAGAAGGTATCCCGGGCGCTGAGCGACCCGCACCGTTTGCGCATTCTGGAGAAATTCAGGAAGAAATGCGACGACACGTTGTATTGTTCAGAAATACATGATTTTCTGGACCTTGCCCAGCCATCTGTATCCCATCACTTAAAACAACTGGTGGAGGCCGAGCTGCTGATCCCTGAAAAAGAAGGCCGCAACCTCAAGTATAATTTAAACCAGGAAGTACTCAACGATTACATTGCCTTTCTTACCGCTTTTAAAGCGTAA
- a CDS encoding OmpA family protein, translating to MFKHIIIISGLVVAIHVSQAQVVKNYKRAADKFYKQGDYYSAARYYEKSLAGNKSAQNGYEPYQVEKKEAGSTQSKGVNPRVTPLYNLANSYYKLQDFSHAEPYYAAVIDLDAAAYPNAAYEYAICLRANGKYSQARQQLEKFLKTKPAPEYKIKATQELANCNFIQQQLQQGEGHVQLTKLNSGVNKEGASYAAAWMNASTLVFTATRSSVDEKSKTTEYNNALYTTAQHIGSFDEAQKLPITGINSTHQGVATFSPDGKKMFFTGWNTAGDGKKMFAIYSSENGANGWSAATLVEGSVNMEGTDARQPHVTADGKYLLFSSNRPGGQGGFDIWYAPLKEGRPGKAMNIGTAINTKEDDGAPFYFAPANTLVFASKGRTGMGGFDLFSSTGAFGSNWSEAVNLGYPVNSVKNDSYFVSRGKNLLEDAIISSDRASLCCLELFSLHKPYHQYFSGQIVDCESKTPISGATVTATSTNGQSVATQTTNAEGYYTLETEIGREVRLTAVMDKYKNETLASATASSDTINVGQNCLAKIPDPFKGQETLVTHDLRFGYNEKEVDPASYGYMNDMAAYLKANPTVKLEISAHTDGIGSASYNQQLSQARADACVNYLVNAGIDGRRLIAKGYGATKPLEKEKDKKGKDIPAAREKNRRVEFKVVK from the coding sequence ATGTTCAAGCATATTATTATAATATCAGGCCTGGTAGTAGCAATCCATGTTAGTCAGGCGCAGGTTGTAAAAAATTATAAACGGGCTGCTGATAAATTCTATAAGCAGGGTGACTATTATTCAGCCGCCCGGTATTATGAAAAATCACTGGCCGGTAATAAGAGTGCTCAAAATGGCTATGAGCCATACCAGGTAGAGAAAAAAGAAGCCGGTTCAACCCAAAGTAAAGGGGTAAACCCCAGGGTGACGCCGTTGTATAACCTGGCCAATTCTTATTACAAACTGCAGGACTTCAGTCATGCCGAACCATATTACGCAGCCGTGATTGACCTGGATGCAGCGGCGTATCCCAATGCTGCGTATGAATATGCCATTTGTTTGCGGGCCAATGGCAAATACAGCCAGGCCCGGCAACAACTGGAGAAATTCCTTAAAACAAAACCGGCTCCTGAATATAAAATCAAAGCAACGCAGGAGCTGGCCAATTGCAATTTTATTCAACAGCAATTACAGCAGGGGGAAGGACATGTTCAGCTTACCAAACTGAATAGCGGGGTCAATAAAGAAGGCGCCAGTTATGCGGCTGCCTGGATGAATGCCAGCACCCTGGTTTTCACGGCTACCCGCAGCAGTGTTGATGAAAAAAGCAAGACAACAGAATACAACAATGCTTTGTATACTACCGCGCAACACATCGGTAGTTTTGATGAAGCCCAAAAATTGCCCATAACCGGTATCAACAGTACGCATCAGGGGGTGGCTACCTTTTCGCCCGATGGTAAAAAGATGTTCTTTACCGGTTGGAATACCGCAGGTGATGGTAAAAAAATGTTTGCGATATACAGTAGTGAAAACGGCGCCAATGGCTGGAGTGCTGCCACCCTGGTAGAAGGCTCCGTGAATATGGAAGGTACGGATGCCCGTCAACCGCACGTAACAGCAGACGGTAAATACCTGTTGTTCTCGAGCAACCGGCCGGGTGGTCAGGGTGGTTTCGACATCTGGTATGCGCCATTGAAAGAAGGCCGCCCCGGTAAAGCCATGAATATTGGTACTGCTATCAATACCAAAGAAGATGATGGGGCGCCTTTTTATTTTGCACCTGCCAACACGCTGGTGTTTGCCTCTAAAGGCCGTACCGGCATGGGTGGTTTTGATCTGTTTTCTTCAACCGGCGCTTTTGGCAGCAATTGGTCTGAAGCTGTGAACCTGGGTTACCCCGTGAATTCCGTAAAAAACGACAGCTATTTTGTAAGCCGTGGTAAGAACCTGCTTGAAGATGCGATCATCAGCAGCGACCGCGCCTCCCTGTGCTGCCTGGAATTGTTCTCCCTGCACAAGCCGTATCATCAATATTTCAGCGGACAAATTGTGGATTGCGAAAGCAAAACGCCTATCAGTGGCGCCACTGTTACGGCTACCAGTACGAACGGACAGTCTGTAGCAACCCAAACAACCAACGCGGAAGGTTATTATACGCTGGAAACTGAAATTGGCAGGGAAGTACGCCTCACTGCAGTAATGGATAAGTATAAAAACGAAACGCTGGCTTCTGCCACCGCCAGTTCAGATACCATCAACGTGGGTCAAAACTGTTTGGCAAAGATCCCTGATCCGTTCAAAGGCCAGGAGACCCTGGTAACGCACGATCTGCGGTTTGGTTATAACGAAAAAGAAGTGGATCCAGCCTCTTATGGTTATATGAATGATATGGCGGCTTATCTGAAAGCCAACCCAACCGTAAAACTGGAGATCTCAGCGCATACCGATGGCATTGGTTCTGCCAGCTACAACCAGCAATTGTCTCAGGCCCGTGCTGATGCCTGTGTGAATTACCTGGTGAATGCCGGTATAGACGGCCGCCGCCTGATTGCTAAAGGTTATGGCGCAACTAAACCTCTGGAGAAAGAGAAAGACAAAAAAGGAAAAGATATACCTGCTGCGCGTGAAAAGAATAGAAGAGTTGAGTTTAAGGTAGTTAAGTAG
- a CDS encoding response regulator, translating into MNDKVRIMIVEDESIVALDLSMRLQKEGYEVVGIAASSDDAITLFTDQKPDLVLMDINIKGAKDGIETAAALKKLQEVPLIFLTAFSQNEYVNRAKAVNPSAYLVKPFNNDSLHTSIQIAIHNFAVPGKPTDPQPTDTTKEEVNKETLLFFNNYFFVKHNYRFNKFSIDELLFAESDNNYIKLVTTNKKIALRVSLQYIADKFNHPALVRVHRGFIVNIRNIDSFNEEEIIIGSHQIPIGRNYKDDFLKSFRYL; encoded by the coding sequence ATGAATGACAAAGTAAGGATCATGATCGTGGAGGATGAATCCATTGTAGCATTGGACCTCTCGATGCGATTACAAAAAGAAGGGTACGAAGTAGTAGGCATTGCCGCCAGCAGCGACGACGCCATTACCCTGTTTACCGATCAAAAACCCGACCTGGTGCTGATGGACATCAACATCAAGGGCGCCAAAGACGGCATTGAAACCGCCGCCGCGTTAAAAAAACTCCAGGAAGTGCCGCTTATTTTTCTTACGGCCTTTTCGCAAAATGAATATGTGAACAGGGCCAAAGCGGTAAACCCATCGGCATACCTGGTCAAACCGTTCAATAACGACAGCCTGCATACCAGCATCCAGATAGCCATTCATAATTTTGCCGTTCCGGGTAAACCTACCGATCCCCAGCCAACTGATACCACGAAGGAAGAAGTAAATAAAGAAACCCTGCTTTTCTTCAATAACTACTTCTTTGTAAAGCACAATTACCGGTTCAATAAATTCTCCATCGATGAACTGTTGTTTGCCGAAAGCGATAACAATTATATCAAGCTGGTCACCACCAATAAAAAGATCGCCTTACGGGTATCGCTGCAATACATAGCAGACAAATTCAACCATCCTGCACTGGTGCGCGTTCACCGGGGTTTTATTGTAAACATCAGGAACATCGACAGTTTTAATGAAGAGGAGATCATTATCGGGTCACACCAGATCCCTATTGGCAGAAATTATAAAGATGATTTTCTGAAAAGCTTTCGATACCTGTAA
- a CDS encoding sensor histidine kinase, whose product MIARSKSLVLFILIVFLSPYCIAQKWHTQTDSLLMAYKKAAIPVQKVKLLTDAVAIFLLQNPDTALLLSNEAEVIAESSGNDTARAMAYAAKSAAYLIKDNDAMILEYALKGLKLSERTILPPDVLASLNRKLGFVYRNSNRFAESVDAYKKALAYSTLSHNVYDMATTSSNIGNTFNSFNQYDSALIYHNKTIEFARKAGFKDIIVRSYMQIINSYNGLQQYPKAFQAVADMQPYLNDADVTQVTKGLVYTVIASLDMRHGDKHHALAAKYLDSMKHLITHTAPGKENLINYYLNRSLLEFSLNHFDSASAALEKYDELKKIHDDEIISGHAQELATRYETGKKDARIKDLDQQNRLRKRLLFGSFTACAVFLALLWWVWEQNKKIRKQEGHLNYLMKELHHRVKNNLQIVSSLLNLQSARIDDPLAQKALMEGQHRIEAMSLIHQKLYQTKTTSRVNIQEFIAELSENLMHAYGYKAHNFNLQLQVAVKELEADVAIPAGLILNEVVTNAFKYAYKNVANPALHISLQEQANKLQLTIGDNGRELTEKAWKYSTSFGRQLILSLTQQLEGAMQLTCDNGSIFTFTFPVKPA is encoded by the coding sequence ATGATCGCCCGTAGTAAAAGCCTGGTTCTGTTTATTTTAATTGTATTCCTATCCCCTTATTGCATAGCCCAGAAATGGCATACACAAACCGACAGCCTGCTGATGGCTTACAAAAAGGCTGCTATTCCGGTGCAAAAAGTTAAGCTGCTTACCGATGCCGTTGCCATCTTTCTTTTACAAAACCCCGATACCGCCCTGTTACTGAGTAACGAGGCCGAGGTTATTGCTGAAAGCAGCGGTAACGATACGGCGCGGGCAATGGCATATGCCGCCAAAAGCGCCGCGTACCTGATAAAAGATAACGATGCCATGATCCTTGAGTATGCGTTAAAGGGTTTGAAGCTGAGCGAACGCACCATATTACCCCCCGATGTGCTGGCCTCTTTAAACAGAAAGCTGGGGTTTGTATACCGGAACTCCAACCGCTTTGCTGAATCTGTAGATGCCTATAAAAAAGCGCTGGCGTATTCCACCCTGTCGCACAACGTATACGACATGGCCACTACCTCCTCCAACATCGGCAACACGTTCAATTCCTTCAACCAATACGACAGCGCCCTTATCTACCACAACAAAACCATTGAGTTTGCCCGCAAGGCCGGTTTTAAAGATATCATCGTCCGGTCGTACATGCAGATCATCAATTCATATAATGGATTGCAACAATACCCAAAAGCATTTCAGGCGGTGGCCGATATGCAGCCTTACCTGAACGATGCCGATGTAACGCAGGTTACAAAGGGGCTGGTTTATACTGTTATTGCCAGTTTGGATATGCGGCATGGCGACAAACACCACGCCCTGGCCGCCAAGTACCTCGATAGCATGAAGCACCTGATTACTCATACAGCGCCTGGTAAAGAAAACCTGATCAACTATTACCTCAACCGGTCGTTGCTTGAGTTCAGCCTGAACCATTTTGATTCGGCATCAGCGGCTCTTGAAAAATACGATGAGCTGAAAAAGATCCACGACGATGAGATCATCAGCGGTCATGCCCAGGAACTGGCCACCCGGTATGAAACCGGTAAAAAAGACGCCCGCATAAAAGACCTCGACCAGCAGAACCGGCTGCGCAAAAGATTATTGTTCGGCTCTTTTACAGCATGTGCCGTCTTCCTGGCCCTGTTATGGTGGGTATGGGAGCAAAATAAAAAAATAAGAAAACAGGAAGGACATTTGAATTACCTGATGAAAGAGCTGCACCACCGCGTTAAGAACAACCTGCAGATCGTGAGCAGCCTGCTGAACCTGCAAAGCGCCAGGATCGATGATCCCCTGGCGCAGAAGGCGCTGATGGAAGGCCAGCACCGTATAGAAGCCATGAGCCTCATACACCAGAAGTTGTATCAAACAAAAACAACCAGCCGGGTAAACATCCAGGAGTTCATTGCCGAATTATCGGAAAACCTGATGCATGCCTACGGCTACAAAGCCCATAATTTTAACCTGCAATTACAGGTGGCAGTAAAAGAACTGGAAGCAGATGTTGCCATCCCGGCAGGCCTAATTCTGAATGAAGTGGTGACCAATGCCTTCAAGTATGCTTATAAAAATGTAGCCAACCCTGCATTGCATATTTCATTACAGGAACAGGCCAATAAGCTGCAGCTGACCATTGGCGACAATGGCCGGGAGCTCACGGAGAAGGCCTGGAAATATTCCACCTCCTTTGGGCGGCAGTTAATATTGTCGCTCACCCAGCAACTGGAAGGCGCCATGCAATTGACCTGTGATAACGGATCAATATTTACTTTTACATTTCCTGTTAAACCAGCCTAA
- a CDS encoding glycosyltransferase has protein sequence MQADSMKTVRSIAIVYSEAASGPLSAATALKNVLQNRNPFCHVRLVNIAEIFDHHPLFGKIVRSGIRLFNWQLRNDKVAGLKKQIDLTMFFANRVGKSGIRKISRYWEASPADIVVSVTPMYNPVLYRSAQLANPDVQCITVPVDFEEVRSNYWFTPDVKQYYLNGTARLQLQAAKAGIPEKERFRIDGMPVGVCAYECTPHNRSEQLRAIGLNPAWPVGFLSFGAQGSRNILAITKALAKQHRHLNLIIMCGKNKKLYRQVTALKLPFPVAVYTYLPKTPLRHLHLADFAIGKPSAMTITESLITQTPLIVQQSKGMRPIQKANEEWLKQAKTGIVASTPETIAAAVNEIVNNPVFKEQMDEHHHQALYQMAAFIEKLGKINQIHKPYLHVTA, from the coding sequence ATGCAAGCAGATAGTATGAAAACCGTACGTTCCATTGCCATCGTGTATTCCGAAGCGGCCTCTGGTCCCCTCTCCGCCGCTACCGCCTTAAAAAATGTTTTACAGAACCGCAATCCCTTCTGCCATGTGCGCCTGGTGAACATCGCCGAGATCTTCGATCATCATCCGCTGTTCGGAAAGATCGTTCGCTCCGGGATCAGGCTTTTCAACTGGCAATTAAGAAATGACAAAGTAGCCGGGTTAAAAAAACAGATTGACCTCACTATGTTTTTTGCCAACCGGGTTGGGAAAAGTGGCATCCGCAAAATTTCCCGGTACTGGGAAGCATCACCAGCAGACATTGTGGTTTCCGTAACGCCCATGTACAATCCGGTGTTGTACCGCAGCGCCCAGCTGGCCAATCCGGATGTGCAATGCATTACCGTGCCCGTCGATTTCGAAGAAGTACGGAGCAACTACTGGTTCACACCAGATGTGAAGCAGTATTATTTAAATGGTACCGCCCGCCTGCAATTACAGGCAGCCAAAGCAGGCATCCCCGAAAAAGAACGTTTTCGTATAGATGGCATGCCGGTTGGTGTTTGTGCATATGAATGCACCCCGCACAACCGCAGCGAACAATTGAGGGCAATCGGGTTGAACCCCGCATGGCCCGTTGGTTTCCTTTCCTTCGGCGCACAGGGCAGCCGCAACATCCTGGCCATTACCAAAGCGCTGGCCAAACAACACCGCCACCTGAACCTCATTATCATGTGTGGCAAGAATAAAAAACTGTACAGACAGGTAACGGCGTTAAAACTGCCTTTTCCTGTTGCCGTATATACTTATTTACCAAAAACGCCACTGCGTCACCTGCACCTGGCCGATTTTGCCATTGGCAAACCAAGCGCCATGACCATTACCGAATCATTGATAACGCAAACGCCACTGATAGTACAACAAAGCAAGGGCATGCGCCCCATACAAAAAGCCAACGAAGAATGGCTTAAACAGGCAAAGACCGGTATTGTAGCGTCAACCCCTGAAACGATAGCTGCTGCAGTAAATGAGATCGTAAATAACCCGGTTTTTAAAGAACAGATGGATGAGCACCATCACCAGGCACTTTATCAAATGGCGGCGTTTATTGAAAAGCTTGGAAAAATAAACCAGATACATAAGCCCTATTTACATGTCACAGCCTAA